A genomic segment from Drosophila miranda strain MSH22 chromosome 3, D.miranda_PacBio2.1, whole genome shotgun sequence encodes:
- the LOC108160289 gene encoding putative pre-mRNA-splicing factor ATP-dependent RNA helicase PRP1 isoform X1, protein MSKRRIEVGETYVSKSKNRVADASSTSASASASASTVAAAAGTVAQILGGFVPSKQPPTTNALTGKTYSQRFQNLYKKRIALPVFEYQADFMRLLSQHQCIVLVGETGSGKTTQIPQWCVDFAVSKGRKGVSCTQPRRVAAMSVAQRVSEEMDVNLGEEVGYSIRFEDCSSAKTLLKYMTDGMLLREAMSDPMLEQYQVILLDEAHERTLATDILMGVLKEVIRQRNDLKLIVMSATLDAGKFQQYFDNAPLMNVPGRTHPVEIFYTPEPERDYLEAAIRTVIQIHMCEEIEGDILMFLTGQEEIEEACKRIKREIDNLGSEIGELKCIPLYSTLPPNLQQRIFEAAPPPNANGAIGRKVVVSTNIAETSLTIDGVVFVIDPGFAKQKVYNPRIRVESLLVSPISKASAQQRAGRAGRTRPGKCFRLYTEKAFKNEMQDNTYPEILRSNLGTVVLQLKKLGIDDLVHFDFMDPPAPETLMRALELLNYLAALDDDGNLTDLGAVMSEFPLDPQLAKMLIASCQHNCSNEILSITAMLSVPQCFVRPNEAKKAADEAKMRFAHIDGDHLTLLNVYHAFKQSSEDPNWCYENFINFRSLKSADNVRQQLARIMDRFNLRRTSTEFTSKDYYVNIRKALVQGFFMQVAHLERTGHYLTIKDNQNVQLHPSTCLDHKPDWVIYNEFVLTTKNYIRTVTDVKPEWLISLAPQYYDLNNFPQCEAKRQLELLQQRMETKQYQKGF, encoded by the exons atGTCCAAGCGCCGGATTGAAGTCGGTGAGACCTACGTCAGCAAGTCCAAGAA CAGGGTTGCGGATGCGTCGTCCActtcggcatcggcatcggcatcggcatcgacGGTGGCAGCGGCCGCCGGCACTGTTGCACAGATCCTGGGCGGATTTGTGCCCAGCAAGCAGCCACCTACGACGAATGCCCTGACTGGGAAGACGTACTCGCAGCGATTCCAGAACCTGTACAAGAAGCGTATCGCGTTGCCGGTATTCGAGTACCAGGCGGACTTCATGCGCCTGCTGAGCCAGCACCAGTGCATTGTGCTGGTGGGCGAGACAGGCTCGGGGAAGACCACCCAGATACCACAATGGTGTGTGGACTTTGCCGTGTCCAAAGGACGAAAGGGTGTCTCGTGTACGCAGCCCCGTCGTGTGGCCGCTATGTCTGTGGCCCAGCGCGTGTCCGAGGAAATGGATGTGAATCTGGGCGAGGAGGTTGGCTACTCCATTCGTTTTGAGGACTGCTCTTCGGCCAAGACCCTGCTGAAGTACATGACGGACGGTATGCTGCTCCGCGAGGCTATGTCCGACCCCATGCTGGAGCAGTACCAGGTGATCCTGCTCGACGAGGCTCACGAGCGCACCCTCGCAACTGACATCCTGATGGGCGTGCTCAAGGAGGTCATCCGGCAGCGCAACGATCTTAAGCTGATTGTCATGTCGGCCACTCTCGATGCTGGCAAGTTCCAGCAGTACTTCGACAACGCTCCCCTTATGAACGTGCCCGGTCGCACGCATCCCGTAGAGATATTCTATACGCCGGAGCCGGAGAGGGACTACTTGGAGGCAGCCATTCGCACGGTCATCCAGATACATATGTGCGAGGAGATTGAGG GTGACATTCTCATGTTCCTCACGGGTCAGGAGGAGATTGAGGAGGCCTGCAAGCGCATCAAACGGGAAATCGACAACCTGGGCTCAGAGATTGGCGAGCTGAAGTGCATTCCCCTGTACTCTACGCTGCCGCCCAATCTGCAGCAGCGCATCTTCGAGGCGGCGCCCCCGCCGAATGCCAACGGAGCCATTGGCCGCAAAGTTGTGGTGTCCACCAACATTGCGGAAACCTCGCTGACCATCGATGGTGTGGTATTTGTGATTGACCCGGGCTTTGCGAAACAGAAGGTCTACAATCCTCGCATCCGCGTTGAGAGCTTACTGGTCTCGCCCATTTCCAAGGCCTCGGCCCAGCAGCGGGCTGGTCGAGCAGGTCGTACTCGTCCGGGCAAGTGCTTCCGACTGTACACGGAGAAGGCCTTCAAGAACGAGATGCAAGACAACACCTATCCCGAGATTCTCAGGTCCAATTTGG GCACTGTGGTTCTCCAGCTTAAAAAGCTAGGCATCGACGACTTGGTGCACTTTGACTTTATGGATCCCCCTGCACCGGAGACCCTCATGCGAGCGCTGGAGCTGCTCAACTATCTGGCCGCCCTGGACGACGATGGCAACCTGACAGACTTGGGGGCAGTCATGTCCGAGTTCCCCCTGGATCCGCAGCTCGCCAAGATGCTGATAGCCAGCTGCCAGCACAACTGCTCCAACGAGATACTTTCCATAACGGCCATGCTGTCGG TTCCACAATGTTTCGTGCGTCCCAATGAGGCCAAGAAGGCGGCCGACGAGGCCAAGATGCGGTTCGCACACATCGATGGGGATCATTTAACGTTGCTGAATGTCTACCATGCCTTCAAACAGA GCAGTGAGGACCCCAACTGGTGCTATGAAAACTTTATAAACTTCCGGTCGCTGAAGAGCGCTGACAACGTGCGCCAGCAGCTGGCCCGGATTATGGATCGCTTCAACTTGAGGCGCACCAGCACGGAGTTCACCTCAAAGGACTACTATGTGAACATACGCAAGGCCCTCGTCCAGGGCTTCTTCATGCAGGTGGCCCACCTGGAGCGCACCGGTCACTATCTGACTATCAAGGATAACCAGAATGTGCAGCTGCACCCCTCGACCTGTCTGGACCACAAGCCCGATTGGGTCATCTACAATGAGTTTGTGCTAACCACCAAGAACTACATACGCACGGTCACAGATGTAAAGC CTGAATGGCTGATCAGCCTGGCCCCGCAATACTACGACCTGAACAACTTCCCTCAATGCGAGGCGAAGCGTCAGTTGGAGTTGCTGCAGCAGCGAATGGAAACCAAGCAGTACCAGAAGGGATTTTAA
- the LOC108160289 gene encoding putative pre-mRNA-splicing factor ATP-dependent RNA helicase PRP1 isoform X2 produces MSKRRIEVGETYVSKSKKVADASSTSASASASASTVAAAAGTVAQILGGFVPSKQPPTTNALTGKTYSQRFQNLYKKRIALPVFEYQADFMRLLSQHQCIVLVGETGSGKTTQIPQWCVDFAVSKGRKGVSCTQPRRVAAMSVAQRVSEEMDVNLGEEVGYSIRFEDCSSAKTLLKYMTDGMLLREAMSDPMLEQYQVILLDEAHERTLATDILMGVLKEVIRQRNDLKLIVMSATLDAGKFQQYFDNAPLMNVPGRTHPVEIFYTPEPERDYLEAAIRTVIQIHMCEEIEGDILMFLTGQEEIEEACKRIKREIDNLGSEIGELKCIPLYSTLPPNLQQRIFEAAPPPNANGAIGRKVVVSTNIAETSLTIDGVVFVIDPGFAKQKVYNPRIRVESLLVSPISKASAQQRAGRAGRTRPGKCFRLYTEKAFKNEMQDNTYPEILRSNLGTVVLQLKKLGIDDLVHFDFMDPPAPETLMRALELLNYLAALDDDGNLTDLGAVMSEFPLDPQLAKMLIASCQHNCSNEILSITAMLSVPQCFVRPNEAKKAADEAKMRFAHIDGDHLTLLNVYHAFKQSSEDPNWCYENFINFRSLKSADNVRQQLARIMDRFNLRRTSTEFTSKDYYVNIRKALVQGFFMQVAHLERTGHYLTIKDNQNVQLHPSTCLDHKPDWVIYNEFVLTTKNYIRTVTDVKPEWLISLAPQYYDLNNFPQCEAKRQLELLQQRMETKQYQKGF; encoded by the exons atGTCCAAGCGCCGGATTGAAGTCGGTGAGACCTACGTCAGCAAGTCCAAGAA GGTTGCGGATGCGTCGTCCActtcggcatcggcatcggcatcggcatcgacGGTGGCAGCGGCCGCCGGCACTGTTGCACAGATCCTGGGCGGATTTGTGCCCAGCAAGCAGCCACCTACGACGAATGCCCTGACTGGGAAGACGTACTCGCAGCGATTCCAGAACCTGTACAAGAAGCGTATCGCGTTGCCGGTATTCGAGTACCAGGCGGACTTCATGCGCCTGCTGAGCCAGCACCAGTGCATTGTGCTGGTGGGCGAGACAGGCTCGGGGAAGACCACCCAGATACCACAATGGTGTGTGGACTTTGCCGTGTCCAAAGGACGAAAGGGTGTCTCGTGTACGCAGCCCCGTCGTGTGGCCGCTATGTCTGTGGCCCAGCGCGTGTCCGAGGAAATGGATGTGAATCTGGGCGAGGAGGTTGGCTACTCCATTCGTTTTGAGGACTGCTCTTCGGCCAAGACCCTGCTGAAGTACATGACGGACGGTATGCTGCTCCGCGAGGCTATGTCCGACCCCATGCTGGAGCAGTACCAGGTGATCCTGCTCGACGAGGCTCACGAGCGCACCCTCGCAACTGACATCCTGATGGGCGTGCTCAAGGAGGTCATCCGGCAGCGCAACGATCTTAAGCTGATTGTCATGTCGGCCACTCTCGATGCTGGCAAGTTCCAGCAGTACTTCGACAACGCTCCCCTTATGAACGTGCCCGGTCGCACGCATCCCGTAGAGATATTCTATACGCCGGAGCCGGAGAGGGACTACTTGGAGGCAGCCATTCGCACGGTCATCCAGATACATATGTGCGAGGAGATTGAGG GTGACATTCTCATGTTCCTCACGGGTCAGGAGGAGATTGAGGAGGCCTGCAAGCGCATCAAACGGGAAATCGACAACCTGGGCTCAGAGATTGGCGAGCTGAAGTGCATTCCCCTGTACTCTACGCTGCCGCCCAATCTGCAGCAGCGCATCTTCGAGGCGGCGCCCCCGCCGAATGCCAACGGAGCCATTGGCCGCAAAGTTGTGGTGTCCACCAACATTGCGGAAACCTCGCTGACCATCGATGGTGTGGTATTTGTGATTGACCCGGGCTTTGCGAAACAGAAGGTCTACAATCCTCGCATCCGCGTTGAGAGCTTACTGGTCTCGCCCATTTCCAAGGCCTCGGCCCAGCAGCGGGCTGGTCGAGCAGGTCGTACTCGTCCGGGCAAGTGCTTCCGACTGTACACGGAGAAGGCCTTCAAGAACGAGATGCAAGACAACACCTATCCCGAGATTCTCAGGTCCAATTTGG GCACTGTGGTTCTCCAGCTTAAAAAGCTAGGCATCGACGACTTGGTGCACTTTGACTTTATGGATCCCCCTGCACCGGAGACCCTCATGCGAGCGCTGGAGCTGCTCAACTATCTGGCCGCCCTGGACGACGATGGCAACCTGACAGACTTGGGGGCAGTCATGTCCGAGTTCCCCCTGGATCCGCAGCTCGCCAAGATGCTGATAGCCAGCTGCCAGCACAACTGCTCCAACGAGATACTTTCCATAACGGCCATGCTGTCGG TTCCACAATGTTTCGTGCGTCCCAATGAGGCCAAGAAGGCGGCCGACGAGGCCAAGATGCGGTTCGCACACATCGATGGGGATCATTTAACGTTGCTGAATGTCTACCATGCCTTCAAACAGA GCAGTGAGGACCCCAACTGGTGCTATGAAAACTTTATAAACTTCCGGTCGCTGAAGAGCGCTGACAACGTGCGCCAGCAGCTGGCCCGGATTATGGATCGCTTCAACTTGAGGCGCACCAGCACGGAGTTCACCTCAAAGGACTACTATGTGAACATACGCAAGGCCCTCGTCCAGGGCTTCTTCATGCAGGTGGCCCACCTGGAGCGCACCGGTCACTATCTGACTATCAAGGATAACCAGAATGTGCAGCTGCACCCCTCGACCTGTCTGGACCACAAGCCCGATTGGGTCATCTACAATGAGTTTGTGCTAACCACCAAGAACTACATACGCACGGTCACAGATGTAAAGC CTGAATGGCTGATCAGCCTGGCCCCGCAATACTACGACCTGAACAACTTCCCTCAATGCGAGGCGAAGCGTCAGTTGGAGTTGCTGCAGCAGCGAATGGAAACCAAGCAGTACCAGAAGGGATTTTAA
- the LOC108160289 gene encoding pre-mRNA-splicing factor ATP-dependent RNA helicase DHX15 isoform X3, with protein sequence MSKRRIEVGETYVSKSKNRVADASSTSASASASASTVAAAAGTVAQILGGFVPSKQPPTTNALTGKTYSQRFQNLYKKRIALPVFEYQADFMRLLSQHQCIVLVGETGSGKTTQIPQWCVDFAVSKGRKGVSCTQPRRVAAMSVAQRVSEEMDVNLGEEVGYSIRFEDCSSAKTLLKYMTDGMLLREAMSDPMLEQYQVILLDEAHERTLATDILMGVLKEVIRQRNDLKLIVMSATLDAGKFQQYFDNAPLMNVPGRTHPVEIFYTPEPERDYLEAAIRTVIQIHMCEEIEGDILMFLTGQEEIEEACKRIKREIDNLGSEIGELKCIPLYSTLPPNLQQRIFEAAPPPNANGAIGRKVVVSTNIAETSLTIDGVVFVIDPGFAKQKVYNPRIRVESLLVSPISKASAQQRAGRAGRTRPGKCFRLYTEKAFKNEMQDNTYPEILRSNLGTVVLQLKKLGIDDLVHFDFMDPPAPETLMRALELLNYLAALDDDGNLTDLGAVMSEFPLDPQLAKMLIASCQHNCSNEILSITAMLSASRLRS encoded by the exons atGTCCAAGCGCCGGATTGAAGTCGGTGAGACCTACGTCAGCAAGTCCAAGAA CAGGGTTGCGGATGCGTCGTCCActtcggcatcggcatcggcatcggcatcgacGGTGGCAGCGGCCGCCGGCACTGTTGCACAGATCCTGGGCGGATTTGTGCCCAGCAAGCAGCCACCTACGACGAATGCCCTGACTGGGAAGACGTACTCGCAGCGATTCCAGAACCTGTACAAGAAGCGTATCGCGTTGCCGGTATTCGAGTACCAGGCGGACTTCATGCGCCTGCTGAGCCAGCACCAGTGCATTGTGCTGGTGGGCGAGACAGGCTCGGGGAAGACCACCCAGATACCACAATGGTGTGTGGACTTTGCCGTGTCCAAAGGACGAAAGGGTGTCTCGTGTACGCAGCCCCGTCGTGTGGCCGCTATGTCTGTGGCCCAGCGCGTGTCCGAGGAAATGGATGTGAATCTGGGCGAGGAGGTTGGCTACTCCATTCGTTTTGAGGACTGCTCTTCGGCCAAGACCCTGCTGAAGTACATGACGGACGGTATGCTGCTCCGCGAGGCTATGTCCGACCCCATGCTGGAGCAGTACCAGGTGATCCTGCTCGACGAGGCTCACGAGCGCACCCTCGCAACTGACATCCTGATGGGCGTGCTCAAGGAGGTCATCCGGCAGCGCAACGATCTTAAGCTGATTGTCATGTCGGCCACTCTCGATGCTGGCAAGTTCCAGCAGTACTTCGACAACGCTCCCCTTATGAACGTGCCCGGTCGCACGCATCCCGTAGAGATATTCTATACGCCGGAGCCGGAGAGGGACTACTTGGAGGCAGCCATTCGCACGGTCATCCAGATACATATGTGCGAGGAGATTGAGG GTGACATTCTCATGTTCCTCACGGGTCAGGAGGAGATTGAGGAGGCCTGCAAGCGCATCAAACGGGAAATCGACAACCTGGGCTCAGAGATTGGCGAGCTGAAGTGCATTCCCCTGTACTCTACGCTGCCGCCCAATCTGCAGCAGCGCATCTTCGAGGCGGCGCCCCCGCCGAATGCCAACGGAGCCATTGGCCGCAAAGTTGTGGTGTCCACCAACATTGCGGAAACCTCGCTGACCATCGATGGTGTGGTATTTGTGATTGACCCGGGCTTTGCGAAACAGAAGGTCTACAATCCTCGCATCCGCGTTGAGAGCTTACTGGTCTCGCCCATTTCCAAGGCCTCGGCCCAGCAGCGGGCTGGTCGAGCAGGTCGTACTCGTCCGGGCAAGTGCTTCCGACTGTACACGGAGAAGGCCTTCAAGAACGAGATGCAAGACAACACCTATCCCGAGATTCTCAGGTCCAATTTGG GCACTGTGGTTCTCCAGCTTAAAAAGCTAGGCATCGACGACTTGGTGCACTTTGACTTTATGGATCCCCCTGCACCGGAGACCCTCATGCGAGCGCTGGAGCTGCTCAACTATCTGGCCGCCCTGGACGACGATGGCAACCTGACAGACTTGGGGGCAGTCATGTCCGAGTTCCCCCTGGATCCGCAGCTCGCCAAGATGCTGATAGCCAGCTGCCAGCACAACTGCTCCAACGAGATACTTTCCATAACGGCCATGCTGTCGG CCTCTAGATTGCGTAGCTGA
- the LOC108160290 gene encoding gustatory receptor for sugar taste 43a has protein sequence MPLELFDQLSPRSCPVKVSLGSKMEISQPSIGIFYISKMLALAPYATRKNSKGQFEIRRSWIFTVYSASLTVTLVFLTYRGLLFDANSKIPVRMKSATSKVVTALDVSVVVLAVVSGVYCGLFSLSETLELNARLYRIDNTLNACNYSRRDRWRALGMASVSLVTISVLLGLDVGSWMRKAEEMNIEESDTELNVHWYIPFYSLYFILTGLHINFANTAYGLGRRFRRLNQMLSSSFLSEPKEASALKLLKMSTVKTVSTNTTMTPTALHSNLTKLSSEMLPNESAAKNKGLLIQTMADNHESLTKCVLLLSNSFGIAVLFILVSCLLHLVATAYFLFLELLSTRDNGYLWVQALWILLHSFRLLMVVEPCHLAARESRKTIQIVCAIERKVHEPILAEAVKKFWQQLLVVDSDFSASGLCRVNRTILTSFASAIATYLVILIQFQKTNG, from the exons ATGCCTTTGGAACTTTTCGACCAGTTATCGCCGAGAAGTTGTCCGGTAAAAGTGTCTCTTGGATCCAAGATGGAAATATCGCAGCCCAGCATTGGCATATTCTACATTAGCAAAATGCTGGCCCTGGCCCCATATGCAACGCGAAAGAACTCCAAGGGTCAGTTTGAGATACGTCGCAGTTGGATATTCACGGTGTATTCGGCCTCCTTGACCGTCACATTGG TTTTTCTGACCTATCGGGGACTACTGTTCGATGCCAATTCCAAAATACCCGTGCG AATGAAGTCGGCAACGTCAAAGGTGGTAACGGCCCTGGATGTGTCTGTTGTTGTGCTGGCCGTTGTATCGGGCGTTTACTGTGGTCTCTTCAGTCTGAGCGAAACCCTCGAACTAAATGCTCGCTTATATAGG ATCGACAACACTTTAAATGCCTGCAACTACTCCAGAAGGGACCGCTGGCGGGCCCTGGGGATGGCCAGTGTTTCTCTGGTGACTATATCGGTGCTTCTCGGTTTGGATGTGGGCTCATGGATGCGCAAAGCCGAGGAGATGAATATCGAAGAATCCGATACGG AGCTCAATGTGCACTGGTATATACCCTTCTATAGTCTCTACTTTATTCTCACCGGCCTGCACATCAACTTTGCCAACACCGCCTATGGCCTGGGAAGGCGGTTTAGACGCCTCAAccagatgctcagcagcagcTTCCTGAGCG AGCCGAAGGAGGCCAGTGCCCTGAAGCTGCTCAAGATGAGCACAGTCAAGACAGTGAGCACGAATACAACGATGACACCTACCGCACTCCACTCGAATCTGACCAAACTAAGCAGCGAAATGCTGCCGAATGAATCCGCAG CCAAGAACAAGGGTCTGCTCATCCAGACCATGGCCGACAACCACGAATCGCTGACCAAGTGTGTGCTGCTCTTGTCCAA TTCCTTCGGCATAGCCGTGCTCTTTATTCTTGTGTCCTGTCTGCTGCATTTGGTGGCCACCGCCTACTTTTTGTTTCTGGAGCTGCTCAGTACGCGAGACAACGGCTATCTGTGGGTGCAAGCGTTGTGGATATTATTGCACTCCTTTCGCCTGCTAATGGTGGTCGAGCCCTGCCACCTGGCTGCCCGCGAGTCCCGGAAAACCATTCAAATTGTCTGCGCAATTGAGCGGAAGGTGCACGAGCCCATTCTGGCCGAGGCGGTGAAGAAGTTCTGGCAGCAGCTACTGGTGGTCGACTCAGATTTCTCAGCCTCTGGTCTGTGCCGCGTAAACCGCACCATTCTGACATCG TTCGCCTCGGCCATAGCCACATATCTGGTCATACTCATACAGTTCCAGAAGACAAACGGCTGA
- the LOC108159956 gene encoding ell-associated factor Eaf, with translation MMMTKQKNTLAERLNIGDEVRELKLGSTFNPKNTSTAFHTIKYDFKPASVDTSRMATVDVGSNNQVTVIVPNSESSGVPHTVYKGNQREYAKECLMIYDKETGAITIEKLNHNIQVKKTRTEVTNKPVQLPAQSVPMNMGHQGQVLGTNGSVPPPMAQLAQGPLSGPGGKLENSTMRVSSKTKVSTGSRRNNIIDFKPRNSPMQQSSPSRPVVTHRSPQSAPAWDANNAQQTLPSIPMITDDDDFGLRAALHNGGQANISGSSTGSSSGQPDLYGSSSSSHMGKQRQAHGKRQQMHQRSSPPMQQQPHYQQQQQPNYGRAYNGASNYAQQQQPQPQQQRHSPHQQPHQQQHQRHSPQQQQQRHSPQQLQQQRPTSYGHSNNMPMDLDSSREHDLASQSVAQAAAALEQQIGGALSTSSSSSESDSSDSDSGSDSDDSTEDDRSMKEQQEQQQQQQLLQHQQLQLQQLQHQQIQQPAPHHQRHQQQQSQQHMNQLPNLGLGSISPSYNNHHHHQQPQPQQQQMSGAYASNGGFPNDLLQNDLQLSSNSSDDDD, from the exons ATGATGATGACCAAACAAAAGAACACGCTGGCCGAACGCCTCAACATCGGGGACGAGGTGCGCGAGCTGAAGCTGGGCTCCACCTTCAATCCGAAGAACACCTCCACCGCATTTCACACAATCAAAT ATGACTTCAAGCCAGCTAGTGTGGATACGAGCCGTATGGCAACAGTGGATGTTGGCTCAAATAATCAAGTTACTGTTATCGTGCCAAATTCAG AAAGTTCCGGTGTGCCTCATACAGTTTATAAGGGTAATCAGAGAGAGTATGCGAAGGAATGCTTGATGATCTACGACAAGGAGACGGGTGCTATCACGATTGAGAAGCTAAATCATAACATACAAGTGAAGAAGACAAG AACCGAAGTTACCAACAAACCAGTACAGCTGCCGGCACAGAGTGTGCCCATGAACATGGGCCACCAAGGACAGGTCCTAGGCACGAACGGATCCGTGCCCCCACCCATGGCCCAATTGGCACAAGGGCCTTTGTCCGGGCCCGGAGGCAAACTGGAGAACAGCACCATGCGGGTTTCATCGAAGACAAAGGTCTCAACGGGCAGTCGTCGGAATAATATAA TTGACTTCAAGCCGCGCAATTCGCCCATGCAGCAGAGCTCCCCTTCGCGACCAGTGGTCACCCATCGGAGTCCGCAGTCCGCGCCAGC TTGGGATGCAAACAATGCCCAACAAACGTTGCCCAGCATTCCCATGATAACGGACGATGACGACTTTGGATTGAGGGCCGCTTTGCACAATGGCGGTCAGGCGAATATCTCCGGTTCCTCGACAGGCTCGTCGTCAGGCCAGCCCGACCTATATGGATCCTCGTCTTCGTCGCACATGGGGAAACAGCGGCAGGCTCATGGCAAGCGTCAGCAGATGCATCAACGTTCCAGTCCACCCATGCAACAACAGCCACActaccaacagcaacagcagccgaaCTACGGGCGGGCCTATAATGGCGCCAGTAACTAcgcacaacaacagcaaccacAGCCCCAGCAACAACGACACTCTCCGCACCAACAGccgcatcagcagcagcatcagcggcactccccacagcagcagcaacagcggcacTCTCCACAGCAGTTGCAACAGCAACGCCCCACGTCTTACGGGCATAGCAATAATATGCCCATGGACTTGGACTCATCCAGAGAACATGATCTGGCCTCACAGTCTGTTGCGCAAGCGGCTGCCGCTCTCGAACAG CAAATTGGCGGTGCTCTAAGTACCTCTAGCTCCAGTTCCGAATCGGATTCCAGCGACAGTGATAGCGGCAGCGACTCCGATGACAGCACCGAGGATGATCGTTCTATGAAAGAGCAGCaagaacaacagcagcagcagcagctgctgcagcatCAACAActgcagcttcagcagctgcagcatcaGCAGATCCAACAGCCAGCCCCACACCATCAACGCCATCAACAGCAACAGTCCCAACAGCACATGAATCAGCTGCCCAACCTGGGCTTGGGTTCCATATCACCATCCTACAACAACCATCATCAccaccagcagccgcagccgcagcagcaacaaatgtCCGGCGCGTATGCGTCCAATGGTGGCTTTCCAAATGACTTGCTGCAAAACGATCTGCAGTTGTCCTCCAATTCGTCCGACGATGACGATTAG
- the LOC117187975 gene encoding uncharacterized protein LOC117187975, with amino-acid sequence MQKKIILSKTMRMLLVLFLALLGTSNVYGNDDCNEECKVLRYQRALENGLAVYSAQHNYQLPVSPKINSRTFNANSVRKISNLVCGFATLLNPKWNCNDEDETQEEDEASRPSIRWPEYHPSPTLPPYQPPYLPPNELLPTCTGDHPSGPCGSEIPEKTIVITIDKSELLTMAKELLQALKRKGSSDRDGAKYTRLRGQLEAVIPQAVNDGVQESRIDADDLVERLNAHCGPLGCISKCEVDGKCILVKRIGGDYYGQ; translated from the exons atgcaaaaaaaaatcataCTTTCCAAGACGATGCGAATGCTACTAGTGCTCTTTCTGG CGTTGCTTGGCACGTCAAATGTCTACGGAAATGATGATTGCAATGAAGAATGCAAGGTGTTGCGATACCAAAGGGCGCTGGAAAATGGCCTGGCCGTGTATTCGGCCCAACATAATTACCAATTACCTGTTAGTCCGAAGATCAACAGCCGCACATTTAACGCCAATTCTGTACGGAAAATTTCAAACCTAGTATGCGGATTTGCAACACTTTTAAATCCAAAGTGGAATTGTAATGATGAGGATGAAACACAGGAAGAGGACGAAGCCAGTCGGCCATCGATTAGGTGGCCAGAATATCACCCATCGCCGACCTTGCCACCATATCAACCACCATACCTGCCCCCGAATGAGTTGCTACCAACTTGTACTGGAGACCACCCAAGTGGACCGTGTGGGTCGGAAATTCCTGAGAAAACAATTGTCATCACTATCGACAAGTCTGAGCTGTTAACCATGGCCAAGGAATTGCTTCAAGCCTTAAAAAGAAAAGGATCGTCCGATAGGGATGGTGCAAAATACACCCGGTTACGGGGCCAGCTCGAAGCCGTGATTCCTCAGGCAGTCAACGATGGAGTCCAAGAGTCCAGAATTGACGCCGACGACTTGGTCGAAAGACTCAACGCTCATTGCGGCCCACTTGGGTGTATATCCAAGTGCGAAGTGGACGGGAAGTGCATTCTCGTAAAACGAATCGGTGGTGACTATTACGGCCAATAA
- the LOC108160596 gene encoding uncharacterized protein LOC108160596 — MGLENCQFESRNMHKTWKKPLHKRKIWKKTSKIARLVYYMQPLVDHLQAVWMQPLPFPTMLKIAYTFLLGFLILMPLIFQLIVVLVYFGIFQYVSERHSWFQFGENWDLLGGLSKLWSFEVTNKNYQLYATMCFDRYHVIIAVISSTVDYIRLALLFVYT, encoded by the exons ATGGGTCTGGAAAATTGCCAGTTCGAAAGTAGGAACATGCACAAGACCTGGAAAAAGCCGCTGCACAAGCGTAAAATA TGGAAGAAAACCTCGAAGATAGCGCGCCTGGTGTACTATATGCAGCCGTTGGTGGATCATCTCCAGGCTGTCTGGATGCAGCCGCTACCCTTCCCCACGATGCTGAAGATTGCATATACCTTCCTCCTGGGCTTCCTCATACTTATGCCGTTAATTTTTCAGTTAATTGTCGTACTCGTCTACTTCGGCATCTTCCAGTACGTGAGCGAGCGGCACTCTTGGTTCCAGTTTGGTGAGAACTGGGATCTCCTTGGCGGTCTGTCCAAGCTCTGGAGCTTCGAGGTGACCAACAAGAATTATCAGTTGTACGCAACCATGTGCTTCGACAGGTATCACGTGATTATAGCAGTCATATCCTCGACAGTGGACTATATCCGCCTGGCTCTTTTGTTCGTCTACACCTAA